The stretch of DNA TGATTTGtccatttcagacattttttttctgtgtttagaGTCATGAAATAAGCTCAACAGCATCAACATCAACCCCCTCCTCTGTCATCCTTCTGCCCCTGATGGTGGCTCTAAAAAGGAAGTTCTTTCTGTTTGGTCGCGGTTATGTAAGAAACCCTTccacttttattctgaaaatcttCTGTTGTGGCCTTTTAGTAAGCGATTGTCTAAAGTGGTTTtcagtttcccttttttttttttttttaagagagaaaaaatatttcttccCAGACAAACTGGAAATAATCAGCTGTAGTGTTTGGTTGTGATTTAAAACCTGCAGGCGTTTGGTGGTACACTGAGTTCAGTTCCTGAGCTGCTTCACTCAGGAAGTCCAGACCCAGCAGAGCTGTGTACAGGTGTGTTTCAGTTGCGTGTTGGACTGTGCTGTGGGTTGACATTTGGCTGTAAATAGTGTATGTACTGTCCTCCAttaacacccccccaccccaccccccagttATTTAACAGCAGAACAGGACTGTAGAGCCAACATGGCTGTCACTGTAAAGCGCATCAACCAAACTTGTTGTATATGTACGGCTCTTTATCCAGCTGAAGGAAGTTCACTCTGTGTCTGTAGGCTTAAAGAGCATGGCATGAAGGCAgtgattgttttaatttctcCTGTAAATAAAGTTTGCATTATTAAAACAACTGTTTAATTAAGTAATTGTTTTTCTAAAGACGGCGATGATGATGGCCCTGTTAGTCATCTCTTCTGTAGCTGAATGTTGagtaaagaaacacaaataacattgtttttgtatttaattcagATGTCAGTCTTACATTGTTGCTCTCCAGCTTTCCTTGTATAATCCATAGTGGAAAATGGCaataaagtcttgttttttttttttttttaacaatccATCTGTGACTatgctctttttatttatgtgtgaatTCATCTAAAACGGAGTTGTCTTCTTTGTGTTATTCTTTTCATGTGTTCTACTGTAGTCTggagggctgctgctgctgctgtgttgaaCTGATGCAGCTAAGCAGGAAGTTGGTTCTTAAAACCTGCAGCAGgaagctcatttcattattctCAGAACCTTCTCATTAAGGAAAGTGGTTTCAGATTTTTGACTTTGCAATGTTGTCTGAATTTTTCTGTTCTCACTTGGAAAGTTTCAACATGCATCATACTCTTtcttatttaatatttctagGATCAGATATCCAGTTTTTCAGAAGTCCTGGAAAACTGATCCACACTATTTGTGTCTTCATGACTAGATTAATACTGAGTCAAGGAGTTGTGTAACTCGTCTGCAGATGgttcaaaatgctgcagccGTCGTCTGAAGGCGAATCGCAGGAGCTCCTACCCCCAGTGTTGgcctctctctgtcagctgcCAGTGGAGTTTAGAATCCAGTGTAAAATTTTAGTTAGTTTCAGCCTGAACATGTTAAACCTCCTGAGTACATCTCTGAAATACAGTAACTTGAAGTCTCTGAGTTTGGCTAAACAGTGTCAGGTGAATGTTCCCAGACTTCTATTTGAAGGGAGACCCAAAACCCAAGACTGGACACAATTGGATCATCCAGATCGAATCACACTTTTAAGAACTCCTCgaaatttttttatattttcttatcttttctttaactttttgtgtttctgttttgttttgtttgtctgtcctgACTGCATATTTTGTGCCAattgcttttattatgaaacaCTTTGGGACTCTTGTTTTGAAAAGTCCTTTACAAATAAAACTTAACTTCCTTTATAGCCGATCAAATCACTCTAAGAAAAAGATTTAGAAATGCCACAACATATAGTTGCACTTTTTTTATCACAAgaatatattcttttattttccacatttatACTGAAGAACACCCTCCCCCCTTTTTTCACTTCAGTGCAGTATAAATAATCTGTCAAATatatcacattaaaactgcagtgGGAATTGGTTTTACATGCATCTATGATAGAAGTCTCCTCAACAGAACTAACTTCAGTTAGGTCAGTCAACAGTTCACAGGTGTCTCATCCATCTACATCACTGACTCATGTCCCTGCGACCTGTAGCAGTGCATCAATTACAACATGGACGTCCTCAGTTTCTCAGATAATAAGCCTGTGTATGAAGTGAGGCAGATGTGACACCATTAAAATCTGATCACATCCTTACAGAAGTTGACACTGATCGATATTGTTGCCTTCATAAGGCCATAAACAGTGAAGTAGGAATCTGCACGTACAGCGGATTCAGGCTTTACTTTTtgcactttattgtgttgtggatttaattttaaatggataaaattgatatttttcatcatcaccataCTCAATCTACATTGTGTTCCCAGGAACACAGTGGCCTCAATAACTGTGAAGTGGAAGAAGTGTGGAACCACCGGGACTCAAACTGAGTAACCAGGCAACAAGGAccttggtcagggaggtgaccaagacCCCAAAGGTCACTCTATCAGAGCTTCagaagtcctctgcagagatggagaaactgCTGGAAGAACAACCATCTCAGGACTTTATGGCAGGGGGGGTTCTCAGCAGCAGGGGCAGAGAGACTGGTCAGAACTGAGGGAAATATAAATGCAGCCAAATAGAAGAAAATCTGCTCCAGAATTCATGTGACCATAATGACCTCAAGCATACAGGCAAGACGACACTGCAGAGGCTTTGGGACAAGTCTCTGTCCTTGAGTGCCCCAGCCAGAGCCCAGATCATCTAtagagagacctgaagatggcagcTCATAGACACTTCCTATCCAGTCTGATGAGGGTTGAGAGGATCTGTCAGGAAGAATGtgataaactgcccaaatcctGGTGAGTAAATCTGGTAGAGACTTGTAAATGAAGACTTGAAGATGTAATTGTTGCTAAACTACTGAATTAAGGCTCTTaatacttttgtaaatatattacattttaatgtgcagTAAACCTCAGATACAGCGACCTCTGGTGGCATCAGGGGATTTCTACTGGACACAGCAGTGGGATTATACGACTGTCCTCAACCTTAAACCAAAGCCAAGCCAATGATTATCATCCTATGTTTGTTTAGTTCCAGTAGTTTCACATCAGTAGGACACTTAACATCAACACTAAACGAAacgtgttatttatttattatttatttgagaaaatataaagaatacAAATATGTGTGAAAAGAACAATTTGTATATTTAAGAGTTAAACATTTCAATCTACAAATATTAAATCTAAAACAGCTCAGTATACCTTATTAAATGTATATAGATACACTGAACTACATATAATGTAATACAAACTCTGTACAGGAACATGGCACTGAGGCTGAGAAAATACAGCTATGAATCGAGCAGGTTCAAGCACTTCTGGTGTTTACTTCCATTCATCAGACTCTTCTATCAGGTTCTTAAGAGACTGTGATTTCTTCACTGTCTGACTCTTTGCTGGACTCTGACGGAGACGAaggattgtgatgatgatgatgatggtggtggtgaaggTGTGACTCCTGGCTGTCCAGCTGTACTTGGCTGGTGGGTGCAGTCCTGTCAAGCCTCTGGCAGTAGGTGCTGCCTACATCAGTGAGGTCTGGGTGGGGGTTGGTCTTGGTGGGGAGGGTCTGCTGGCGACAGCCGCCCGTCGAGAGCAGCTCCCTCTCTTTAGAGTTTCTCCACTTCATCCTGCGGTTCTGGAACCAGATCTTCACCTGCACAgggcacagaggaaaaacaatgtcAGTCACACGACCAGCCAGAATCACAGCTAGTTTTAAATTCACAATATAAGAGCAATGAAGCATAAACAAGTTTGTTCTTGCTCATTATATAAAGCAATGAAATCACAAATCAAATCCTCCATGGCCACCTGTGAGTCTTTAAGTCCAAGTTTACTGGCGAGTTTCTTCCTGTCTGGTTTGCTGATGTATTTCTGCTTCTGGAAAGTTCTTTCCAGGGCCTTCCTCTGCAGGTCTGAGAACACGGCCCGCCGCAGCATGCCCCTCCTGGGCTTCCCTCTGGGGGCCAGAGGCCATGAAAACGTCCCCGGTACAGGaatcacagaggaggaggctggagggacaaacacacaagagagGGTAGAGGTTtaatgatctggatctgccccaTGATCACATACAGGACCAGAGGTGTTACCCTGCATTCTGAACCTGACTGATAATGTAAAATTGATGAGGGTGTACAAACTCTGAGAATACAGATTCTCCTCCAGAACATATCAAAAGTACTGAGGTCATAATTCAGAGCCCCCACCATTTCACCTGCTTGTATTTATAATTAAGGTCAAAGCATTAAAGGTCTTTTAATTCATATATACTGTGTACATGTCTTACATGTTAATCCTTCCCTCTGGATGAAGGTTCATAGTCCCCAAAGTAATTTtacctaacctaacctaacccaACCTAACTTTAACCTAACCTAACTTTAACCTAACCTAACCAAGTCTAACTTTAACTTAATCTAACCCAACCTAACTTTAACCTAATCTAACCCAACCTAGCTTTAACCGAATTTATCTAACCTAACCTAATCAAACCTAACCTAACTTTAACCTAATCTAACCTAACATGATTGGAGAGaagtgtttcatttgttttttttagggttagggttagttagCACAGGGTTTAATAGTTTTATAGTTATATCGACGATGTTGTTAagcatattattttatttatttattttattttttcatgattttattatttatttaatatatatatatatatttttttttaaatatatactgCTAAAGGATCAATGTTAATTTGGTTGTGTATTTaaatgcaatgacaataaagaatctacctaattttttttacaggttgATTCTTATTGGTCAAAGCGTCAGGCCTTCCTGTTTCCACCATCAGCCAACAGACTCCCTGATGCCGCCTGTAATACACTTGATCTGCCTGaaatttgatatttaaaagCCCAATTTGTCCGGCAGTGGAAACAGAGCCTATGCTAATAAGACGGGCTCTCCAAAGCTCCGCTCACACTGCCTCTAATGAAGCATGAAGGGGGATTGTTAGAGGCTgcaaatggagagagaaaggtgaTTGTGTTGTAATGAATTGAGTGGAAAAGGCCGTCGACAGGCCAGTATATTACAGGCCCATTAAAGAAAGGTCAGTATAATGTAGAGCTGTTAGAAAGTCCTCACTCAGGCTTTACACAGAGGTCGGGCTGTTCAGTGTTATACACCTGCTGTAACTATTATTCCAGATGTTCTGtctgaaaatacaaaactgattttatttctttttgtagaatttattaatctgctgatcagttagaaactaaatcaaatcaaatctcaCATGGATTTGATCCTGTGAGGAACGGTGCGAGCTCAAACCTTCaagatgtgtgcgtgtgcgtgtgagtgtgtgtgtgagtgtgtgtgtgtaggcgcacgtgtgtctgtgtgtgtgtggttttggcTCCTATTGGTCACGGTGCTGGGAGCTTTGTGGGCAGGCAGAGGGGCTTGGTGGGAAAACGACGGCGCGTGAAGAGGCGCCGAGTTCCTGAGCTGGGAAGATACCCGCCTCACATTTAGACCATGACAAACGGCACTAATATATTTGAAGCGTGACAAACTGGACTAATTTGTAGATTAGGACAACTGGTGCTAATGTCAGCAGTCAGTGTATCGCCTAAATAGGCCTTCAAATTGGCAGAGCTGTTTCCAGGCTGTCCGGGGTATTCCCATGCTAAAAGGCTGACGACGTCTTTAAACAGCCAGCTCAGACCTCACCATCTGCATGAGCGGCTcaaatgtgttttcacaaaCAGTTTGAGAAGCTGTAAAATCCAGACTTTAAGAACTGAACCGTTTATTCGAGggtgttttcagtttcatcGCTTTTAATGTGAGTAATTATAGTCAGAGATTAAAGTTCACAGGGGAAAGgactacttttttttattatctatttattcaAAGTACATTATTAATCACATCTATATATCAGTTCATTAacaaattaatataaataataataataattaatataattaataaatatgaGTCTGAAATGTTCCTTGAATCATAGACTGTGAGGCACATAGAAACAATATGTTACACCATGAGTTAGTTATCATTAGTAATTAGTTTAATTATAGTTAATTAATCCGTCATCTTTATTAACATGTATATGCATGTATGAAAACACCCTCTGAGTTGCAATAATATGACATAACTAATCAGTGTAAAGAGCtagcaaaaatattttctgtataattaatttataactgcttttggattgtttttttctttttttaccaaACACTCTTTTTCAGTCTCTATGAAAAGTATAATAATGTTATGATGTAGGCCTACTCATCACTGAGACTTTGAGGTGTGGGTGTGgcagaggaaaatgaaatcTCCTCTGAAAAAGTTTCTGTTCAAAGTGCAGAATGAGCTGTGAAAGATAGAAATCTGGCAAAGTAACCATTGAATCATACACATTATTTAATCCTGCAGATGTATCAAGTGTTGTTACTCTCTTAGATAATAAGAATATTTTTATTCCACCTTATAAAAATGATAgtttaaagaaaactttttttttttttttaccatactcTATTTCATAGgattatctgtttattttttttcttttaacaaaaataaaggGTAAAGTGACGGCAAACTGCAAATGAGGtgtttattattagtattaataaGAGGATTCAAATGGACAGTGAACGATAGTCAGAGCAGAAGAGAAGTGCTGATTTCGTCTGTTTGTGCATTATAGTAAACAGATGTGAATATGAGCTGAATGGCAACATGAGGTTTCTATCATTAGATAAACGTCCAATATAAAGTGATGCAGAGatttaaatgcaataaatagacataaataaGTGGTGAATGCGGCGCTGTTCTCTCTTATAAATTGTATATGATTTGACTATAAATGAACAGCATCTGTCCTGGAGCTCTGAAAACACTGATGCCAATATAGAGCAGTGGTGAGTCCACCTACCTGTGAAATAGGTAGCTCTGATGAAGGGATGGAGGCCTCCGTCAAAGAAAGGCAAAGGGAAGGACTTGGTCTGAAAACTCTGGACTGGAGgagcaaacagagaaataatacaaaatgaCTTCTCAGTAGGACAAATaacaggaacagaaacacataGAAATGTatcaaaatgataaatattaagCAATTATAGCTTcttatactattattatatatttcaataaaacaaaggCCTATAGTAATGACTGTATTGGTTGAAAcaatacacattttatatttgatgcACATCAGCAAAATGATATTTGAAGTCTAATGCGACTTAATTATATGTTTTAAGATTCAACAGAGTCAATatattgttgatattttttttatataatcagTATTTTGGTCAGTTGTATCACATTTTCAACAATAGTGAGAGTGACATTTGCAATGCTGGTggactaataataataataataataataataataataataataaatataaatcaatttttattattatttgttattattactaGGAGTAGCcccagtagtagtagtagtactgcaATAAAAATCGAAAATGATAAACTATCCATcatcaattattttctcatcatGCTCACCGCTTCGTGTGGACGGTGCCAGGATCGCATTGACGCCGAACTTGAGGTAGCCGGAGTCCGGGCAGGCAGTTTGCGGAGAGCCGTGGCTGCTGCGGGTCTGCTGGCTGGAGCTCTGCAGCACAGACCGCTCTGTGCTGGGTCCTAACGCCCGGGGAGAGGCGCCCGGCCGCGGACTGAGCGGGAGAACGTCCCCCGGATTTCTGGAAGAGAAAGTCCGATGAATGTAACTGACAGGCtggctcagctggaggagatcCTCCACCAGAAAGCCTGAGCGGAGTGACCGGGTCAGGGGCGAGGACAGGGCAGCGGGAGGACGCAGTAAGCCCGGGTAGAGAGGAGGCGGCAGAGCGCTGCAGGGGAACATCATGGTTGTCCGAGGTGGAAAAGTTTTGTGCTCCTTTCgctttttcaattttaatttttacagacttttctttaagaaaaaataaagaggaacttaaacaacacacactccctctgtgctctgtgtatctgtgtctgtgtccctcTTAGATTTTATACAGGGGAGTcactcctacacacacaaacacacacaaacacacacacacacacacacacacacacacacacacacactcgagcGCGCGCACAAGTTCAACCCTCAGCCCATCTCTCAGCGTGAAGCTCTTTGAAAGTTCAAGGCGAGGGGATTGGTCAGCGGCTCTCCGGTTCATCTGTGATTGGGCCTCAGTCAACAACAGTTACATTGCCCCGCTGCTTTGATCCACTTTATTTCTCTGGTtgattttctgcagctgatatagatctgtcactgtcactaaTGAAAACTGAGATGCATGTGTAACACATGACAATGTACTGTGTGAAACGCCACATATTTAGCCTACAGTTGCTTTTATAATGGTCCAACTTGAATTAATTCTGAACTGATAAAATCATTTGATTAGATAATTTACCTTGGTGATAGATGAAGCAGGGGCGGAGCTAGACTCCCAGCACAGAGGGGGCAGAGAATTCTGAAGGGGGGCCCAAGGGAGCGGAGCATCAACTGACAGGCAGTTCAGCATCCCCTCTGATGGATGCTGACAGGCAGGTGCTCTGCCTCAGCACCACATCCGTGTTACACAGGgataacataaacataaaatacacgTGGTGGTCTACGACACTATACAGGTAACAGAGTTTATATATAGCACGTGATTCCACTTGCTGTAATTGCCAAatttatgttcatgttcaaGGGCGCCCTCTCTTGGAGGTAGTAGATATATGCCACTGGCAGCTTTGAGACATGGTGTGCAAATATAGTGTAGTAATGTCCATATGTACATCGTGTGAACATATATGTGCACTGTGATTTGTATAAACGTTCATGAGAAAAATTACGAGTGGGTCTCTGTACTTTTTAAgtgctgaaatgtaaaaataacagcaTATCGCACGCTCtaagctagctagttagcctCTGAGCTAACATAAAGATAAGCAAGCCCCCTGCCCCTCATTCTCCGCACACAACGCAGAGTCGAGGGGTTGCCTGAACCTACAGTGAAGTGCAGCTAAACACAGTTACACTTATTCAGATATAGAATAGACAGTACCAGTTAATAAAGACGAATTATGGATGTTTCACTCACCAGTTGTCCCTGCTCAGCCTGCTGTAGTTTAGTCTTGTCCATTTGTGTATCCGACAATCCTTCATACAATAATATAATCCATAACATACAGATAATAAACAGTTTAACAAATTTTATCTTATACATAGCATGGTCCCTTCATGATCTGCTTTCAGCGATGCTAGCCTTGTTGTTAGCCACTGTCATGCTAGTGGTGCTAGCGTTAGAttctatcatcatcatcatggttcTGTCGAAGGGACGAACAAGACAAGAAGTGAAATGTTAGAAGAGCACAAGATGTAGTCAAACTGTTGGTGATTTAATTCAACTGATTGGTTCTTTCTCTCCATTATACCTtagataaattaaataaactcaTCAGTTAATGTTACAGTTACACTGTGGCTTCACCACACAGTACATCGCATTAAACCGACCAATAGCGTAACGTCATCCCTCAATCAGCATCAGTCAGTCAAGTACAGACATTTGCTGTTGCGGTCGGGCCAGAAAGTAGCTCAGTAGGGACTCCTACTGAGCCTGGGCCCTGGGGCTGTCCCACTCACCCTTTGCCCCCACCCTCCATCCACTTGTGCTGCGAGGTGTTGGCTCAGTGTAGACACAACACAAAGCTCAATGTGTTCTTACTGTCTCAAAATGAAGAATGCTCTAAGAAACCAGGCACAATCAACGAATCATTCACATGTTAATGTAGGaattagccataaaaattacatttttcagtccAGGTAGGGAGGTAAACTTATTCAATTATTGGGATTTAAAAACTAGACAACGGTGATTCACC from Seriola aureovittata isolate HTS-2021-v1 ecotype China chromosome 10, ASM2101889v1, whole genome shotgun sequence encodes:
- the LOC130176543 gene encoding homeobox protein DBX1-B-like translates to MMFPCSALPPPLYPGLLRPPAALSSPLTRSLRSGFLVEDLLQLSQPVSYIHRTFSSRNPGDVLPLSPRPGASPRALGPSTERSVLQSSSQQTRSSHGSPQTACPDSGYLKFGVNAILAPSTRSVQSFQTKSFPLPFFDGGLHPFIRATYFTASSSVIPVPGTFSWPLAPRGKPRRGMLRRAVFSDLQRKALERTFQKQKYISKPDRKKLASKLGLKDSQVKIWFQNRRMKWRNSKERELLSTGGCRQQTLPTKTNPHPDLTDVGSTYCQRLDRTAPTSQVQLDSQESHLHHHHHHHHHNPSSPSESSKESDSEEITVS